A single region of the Pieris rapae chromosome 19, ilPieRapa1.1, whole genome shotgun sequence genome encodes:
- the LOC111001309 gene encoding spectrin beta chain isoform X10, translating into MTTDISVSRWDPSIGHGQEIIDEIEYDGGNSSSRLFERSRIKALADERESVQKKTFQKWVNSHLVRVGCRIGDLYVDMRDGKNLIKLLEVLSGERLPRPTKGKMRIHCLENVDKALQFLREQRVHLENMGSHDIVDGNPRLNLGLIWTIILRFQIQDITIEETDNKETKSAKDALLLWCQMKTAGYNNVNVRNFTTSWRDGLAFNAIIHKHRPDLIQFEKLHRSNPMHNLNNAFNVAEDKLGLTKLLDAEDIAVEHPDEKSIITYVVTYYHYFSKMKQETVQGKRIGKVVGIAMENEKMMQEYETLTSDLLQWIERTIEALGDRTFANSLEGVRQQLIQFANYRTVEKPPKFVEKGNLEVLLFTLQSRMRAANQKPYTPREGRMIHDINRAWERLEKSEHERELALREELIRQEKLEQLAARFNRKAQMRETWLSENQRLVSQDNFGFDLTAVEAAAKKHEAIETDIFAYEERVQAVVAVCGELQAERYHDIERVCARRDNVLRLWAYLLELLRARRARLELSLHLQQNFQEMLYILDSMEEIKMRLLTDDYGKHLMGVEDLLQKHALVEADINVLGERVKVVVGQSQRFLEQEEGGYRPCDPAITVERIQQLENAYAELVHLAVERRKRLEDSRKLWQFYWDMADEENWIKEKERIVSVDDIGHDLTTVYLLISKHKALEADVASHEPQLMDVAAVGDELISQGHFGADRIQERLRDILSQWNHLLDVVSLRNNRLDAAVRYHQLFADADDIDQWMLDTLRLVSSEDTGVDEAQVQSLLKKHKDVTDELKHYANVIQQLKQQASELSPEDASSAEVRDRLGAMDARLNELSELARLRKQRLLDALSLHKLLAEADAADQWIAEKDRMLDTMHPPKDIDDVEIMKHRYDGFDKEMNANASRVAVVNQLARQLIHVEHPEAPRITERQAQLNQAWSGLREKAEAKKDELKSAQGVQTFYIECRETVSWIEDKKRILQQTDNLEMDLNGVMTLQRRLSGMERDLAAIQARISSLEDEANSIEGEHPEEARLIRERVVTITENWDQLTQMLKERDSKLEEAGDLHRFLRSVDHFQAWLTKTQTDVASEDIPSSLPEAEKLLSQHQTIKEEIDNYKDEYAKMMEYGEKITAEPSTADDPQYMFLRERLKALREGWAELQQMWENRQQLLTQSLELQLLQRDARQAEVLLAHQEHRIAKIEPPANLEQAENMIKEHEAFLTTMEANDDKINSVVQFANRLVEERHFDADKIQRKAESIRARRDANRDKAVEQMDKLQDQLQLHQFLQDCDELGEWVQEKNVTAQDDTYRSAKTIHSKWTRHQAFEAEIAANKERLFAVQNAAEELMKQKPEFVEIISPKMTELQDQFENLQTTTKDKGERLFDANREVLLHQTCDDIDSWMNELEKQIENTDTGTDLASVNILMQKQQMIETQMAVKAKQVTELETQAEYLQKTVPDKMEEIKEKKKSVEHRFEQLKAPLLDRQRHLAKKKEAFQFRRDIEDEKLWVHEKMPLALSTDYGNSLFNVQMLQKKNQSLKTETDNHEPRILTVISNGQKLIDEGHEDSDEFKRLIEELTARWRELKDAIEQRKNNLSQWGKAHQYLFDANEAEAWMSEQELYMMVEDRGKDEISAQNLIKKHEILEQAVDDYANTIRQLGETVRQLTSEEHPLSEQISVKQSQVDKLYAGLKDLAGERRAKLDEALRLFQLSREVDDLEQWITERELVASSQELGQDYEHVTLLWERFKEFARETQSVGSERVATAERIADQMIAMGHSDNATIAQWKEGLKETWQDLLELIDTRTQMLAASRELHKYFHDCKDALQRVNEKARGVSDELGRDALSVSALQRKHHNFMQDLSTLQNQVESINAECARLGASYAGEKAAEITRRAGEVSEAWASLQAACEARRAKLEDADQLYRFLSQVRTLTIWMDDVVRSMNTGEKPRDVSGVELLMNNHQSLKAEIEAREENFAVCIALGRELLARQHYASSDIRDKLHLLTDQRNALLRRWEERWENLQLILEVYQFARDAAVAEAWLIAQEPYLMSQELGHTIDEVESLIKKHEAFEKSAAAQEDRFSALQRLTTFEVKEMKRRQEAAAAAERERQEKEAAEAAAQAAAQDAVDRASSPEPEQPEGASPGSEDEGVEGMLVRKHEWESAAKRASNRSWDKVYVVAKDGRMSFYKDAKAYKAAPEQHWRGEAPLDLNGAVVEQAANYTKKKHVFRLRLSNGAEFLLQAHDESEMSGWVDALRSRTAAPAPRSHTLPAPHQAEPKRRSFFTLKKKSVATLTYLFSP; encoded by the exons ATGACGACCGATATATCGGTGTCCCGCTGGGACCCGTCCATCGGCCATGGGCAGGAGATCATCGATGAGATCGAGTACGATGGCGGCAATTCATCCTCAAGGCTCTTCGAACGATCGCGCATCAAGGCGCTTGctg ACGAACGAGAGAGCGTCCAAAAGAAGACGTTCCAGAAATGGGTGAATTCTCACTTGGTGCGGGTGGGGTGCCGTATCGGCGACCTCTATGTGGACATGCGAGATGGCAAGAACCTCATCAAACTACTCGAAGTTCTCTCGGGAGAGAGATTG ccTCGACCAACGAAAGGCAAGATGCGTATTCACTGCTTGGAGAATGTTGACAAAGCTCTGCAGTTCCTGCGGGAACAACGAGTACACCTGGAGAACATGGGGTCTCATGACATAGTCGATGGAAACCCTCGACTTAACCTCGGACTTATATGGACCATTATTTTGCGGTTCCAG ATTCAAGACATTACAATTGAAGAGACCGATAATAAAGAAACGAAATCGGCGAAGGACGCTCTGCTACTCTGGTGTCAGATGAAGACGGCTGGTTACAACAACGTCAATGTTCGTAACTTCACAACGTCCTGGCGCGATGGTTTGGCCTTCAATGCGATCATTCACAAGCATAGACCAGATTTGATTCAGTTTGAAAAACTGCACAGAAGTAATCCGATGCACAACTTGAACAATGCCTTTAATGTTGCTGAAGATAAGTTGGGGCTTACCAAGCTGCTTGATGCTGAAG ATATCGCGGTTGAGCACCCTGACGAGAAGTCCATAATAACATACGTGGTGACGTACTACCATTACTTCAGCAAGATGAAGCAAGAAACTGTTCAAGGGAAGCGTATTGGCAAAGTTGTGGGCATCGCTATGGAGAATGAGAAGATGATGCAGGAGTACGAGACACTTACTAG TGATCTTCTGCAATGGATCGAGCGTACCATCGAAGCCCTCGGAGACAGAACATTCGCTAACTCATTGGAGGGAGTGAGACAACAACTGATTCAGTTTGCTAACTATCGTACTGTGGAGAAACCGCCCAA GTTTGTAGAGAAAGGAAACTTGGAAGTACTCTTATTCACTCTCCAGTCTCGTATGCGAGCGGCCAATCAGAAGCCGTATACGCCACGCGAGGGTCGTATGATACACGACATCAATCGTGCTTGGGAACGCCTTGAGAAGTCGGAGCACGAACGGGAATTGGCTTTGAGAGAAGAGTTGATAAGACAGGAGAAGTTGGAGCAGTTGGCTGCTAG attcaATCGCAAGGCTCAGATGCGTGAAACATGGTTATCTGAGAACCAACGATTGGTCAGTCAAGATAACTTTGGCTTCGATTTAACAGCAGTGGAGGCGGCAGCTAAGAAGCATGAAGCTATCGAAACTGATATCTTCGCGTACGAGGAAAGAGTCCAGGCTGTGGTCGCTGTTTGTGGGGAACTACAGGCCGAAAG GTATCATGACATTGAGCGTGTGTGCGCTCGTCGCGACAACGTACTACGTCTGTGGGCGTATTTGCTCGAGTTGCTTCGTGCACGCCGAGCTCGTCTTGAACTAAGCCTGCATCTGCAACAGAACTTCCAG GAAATGCTGTACATCCTGGACTCCATGGAAGAAATCAAGATGCGTCTCCTGACCGATGACTACGGCAAACATTTGATGGGAGTGGAGGACTTGCTGCAGAAGCATGCATTAGTTGAAGCTGACATCAACGTATTGGGAGAACGTGTGAag GTCGTAGTAGGTCAATCTCAGAGATTCCTGGAGCAAGAGGAAGGTGGATACCGTCCATGTGACCCTGCCATCACCGTAGAGAGAATTCAGCAGCTGGAGAATGCATATGCTGAACTGGTTCATCTGGCTGTTGAGAGAAG GAAGCGACTTGAAGACAGCCGTAAATTGTGGCAGTTCTACTGGGACATGGCTGATGAAGAGAACTGGATTAAGGAGAAGGAGAGGATCGTCTCCGTTGATGACATTGGACATGATCTTACTACGG tttacctGCTGATATCCAAGCACAAGGCGCTGGAAGCGGATGTGGCATCTCACGAGCCGCAATTGATGGATGTGGCCGCTGTTGGAGACGAACTCATCTCGCAGGGACACTTTGGAGCCGATAGGATACAG GAGCGTCTCCGAGACATCCTGTCGCAATGGAACCACCTTTTGGATGTGGTGTCTCTCCGTAACAACCGATTGGATGCGGCTGTACGTTATCACCAGCTGTTCGCTGACGCTGATGATATTGACCAATGGATGCTTGATACTTTGCG GTTGGTTTCATCCGAAGACACTGGTGTAGATGAGGCTCAAGTGCAGAGTCTATTGAAAAAACACAAAGACGTTACAGACGAGCTGAAACACTATGCCAACGTTATTCAACAACTTAAGCAACAA gcAAGCGAACTTAGTCCGGAAGACGCGAGCAGCGCTGAAGTACGCGATCGTTTGGGAGCAATGGACGCGCGTCTCAACGAGCTCTCGGAACTCGCACGTCTACGCAAGCAGCGTCTACTCGACGCCCTGTCTTTGCACAAGCTGTTGGCTGAAGCTGATGCGGCGGACCAATGGATTGCGGAGAAGGATCGAATGCTGGATACTATGCATCCACCGAAGGATATTGACGATGTGGAGATTATGAAACACAG ATACGATGGCTTCGACAAGGAGATGAACGCTAACGCGTCAAGAGTGGCTGTGGTGAACCAGTTGGCTCGTCAGCTCATTCACGTGGAACACCCTGAGGCACCGCGTATTACAGAAAGACAGGCTCAGCTCAACCAGGCCTGGAGTGGGCTTAGGGAGaag GCGGAGGCTAAGAAGGACGAGTTGAAATCGGCTCAAGGTGTACAAACCTTCTACATTGAGTGCCGTGAGACCGTCTCATGGATTGAAGACAAGAAACGCATTCTGCAACAGACCGACAATCTGGAGATGGATCTTAACG GTGTGATGACTCTCCAACGTCGTCTCTCGGGAATGGAGCGCGATTTAGCAGCCATTCAGGCCCGCATCAGTTCATTGGAGGACGAGGCCAATTCCATCGAAGGAGAACATCCGGAAGAAGCAAGGCTTATCCGGGAACGCGTTGTCACTATTACAGAGAACTGGGATCAGCTTACACAAATG ctcAAAGAGCGCGATTCAAAACTGGAAGAAGCTGGAGATTTGCATCGCTTCTTGCGTTCTGTGGATCACTTCCAGGCCTGGCTTACGAAGACCCAGACCGATGTTGCATCAGAAG ATATTCCATCAAGTCTTCCGGAGGCGGAGAAGCTCTTGTCTCAACACCAGACCATCAAGGAAGAGATCGACAACTACAAGGACGAGTATGCCAAGATGATGGAGTATGGAGAGAAGATCACTGcc GAACCATCGACAGCAGACGACCCGCAATACATGTTCCTTCGAGAACGGCTAAAGGCTCTCCGCGAAGGATGGGCAGAGTTGCAGCAGATGTGGGAGAACCGGCAGCAGTTGCTCACGCAGTCCCTCGAGCTGCAATTGCTGCAGAGAGATGCTCGTCAGGCTGAGGTGCTTCTAGCACATCAGGAGCATAG aattgcTAAGATCGAGCCACCAGCGAACTTGGAACAGGCTGAAAATATGATCAAAGAGCACGAAGCCTTCCTTACCACGATGGAAGCCAACGATGACAAGATTAACTCTGTCGTCCAGTTCGCCAATCGCCTCGTCGAGGAGAGACACTTTGACGCAGACAAGATCCAACGCAAGGCTGAGAGCATCCGCGCCAGACGAGACGCTAATAGAGACAAGGCTGTCGAACAGATGGACAAACTTCAAGACCAACTTCAGTTGCACCAATTCCTTCAAGACTGCGACGAACTCGGCGAGTGGGTCCAAGAAAAGAATGTCACCGCCCAAGATGACACTTACCGCTCGGCGAAAACCATCCACTCCAAGTGGACCCGCCATCAAGCTTTCGAAGCGGAAATTGCCGCCAACAAGGAGAGGCTCTTCGCGGTACAGAACGCGGCCGAGGAACTCATGAAACAGAAACCGGAGTTCGTCGAAATAATTTCACCCAAAATGACCGAACTGCAAGACCAATTCGAAAACCTTCAAACGACAACAAAAGACAAGGGCGAACGGCTCTTCGACGCCAACCGTGAAGTTCTCTTACACCAGACGTGTGACGATATCGATTCCTGGATGAACGAGCTGGAGAAACAAATCGAGAACACCGATACGGGCACTGATCTGGCATCTGTGAACATTCTCATGCAGAAGCAACAGATGATCGAGACTCAGATGGCAGTCAAGGCGAAACAGGTTACCGAGCTGGAGACACAAGCCGAGTACCTCCAAAAGACAGTGCCAGATAAGATGGAGGAGATCAAAGAGAAGAAGAAGTCTGTGGAACATAGATTCGAACAGCTCAAAGCTCCCTTACTGGATCGTCAAAGACACTTGGCCAAGAAGAAGGAAGCCTTCCAATTCCGCCGCGACATCGAGGATGAGAAACTATGGGTACACGAGAAGATGCCGTTGGCTTTGAGCACCGATTATGGAAACTCACTGTTCAACGTACAGATGTTGCAAAAGAAGAACCAGTCCCTCAAAACAGAGACGGATAACCATGAGCCGAGGATTTTAACTGTCATCTCCAATGGCCAGAAGTTAATCGACGAAGGCCACGAAGACTCGGATGAATTCAAGAGGCTTATTGAAGAACTCACGGCTAGGTGGCGAGAActtaaag aCGCTATCGAACAACGCAAGAACAATCTGTCACAATGGGGCAAGGCTCACCAATACCTGTTCGACGCGAACGAAGCCGAGGCCTGGATGAGCGAACAAGAGCTGTACATGATGGTAGAAGACCGTGGAAAAGACGAAATTTCAGCACAAAACCTTATCAAGAAGCACGAAATATTGGAGCAGGCGGTCGATGATTACGCCAACACTATTCGTCAGCTTGGTGAAACTGTTCGTCAGTTGACGAGTGAAGAACATCCTCTGAG TGAGCAAATATCCGTGAAGCAATCCCAAGTGGACAAGCTGTACGCTGGTCTTAAAGACCTGGCTGGCGAACGAAGAGCTAAGCTGGATGAAGCCTTGAGGTTATTCCAGCTTTCGCGTGAAGTGGACGATCTTGAGCAATGGATCACTGAGAGGGAGCTAGTTGCCAGCTCACAGGAGCTTGGGCAAGATTATGAGCATGTCACT cTATTATGGGAGCGTTTTAAAGAGTTCGCCCGTGAGACCCAATCAGTTGGTTCAGAGCGGGTCGCCACAGCTGAAAGAATCGCGGACCAGATGATCGCTATGGGACATTCTGACAATGCAACCATCGCTCAGTGGAAGGAAGGCCTCAAGGAAACCTGGCAGGATCTTCTGGAGCTCATTGATACGAGGACACAG atGTTAGCGGCGTCACGAGAGCTGCACAAATACTTCCACGACTGCAAGGATGCTCTGCAAAGAGTGAACGAGAAGGCAAGAGGAGTTAGCGACGAACTCGGTCGCGATGCCCTCTCTGTCTCCGCTTTGCAGAGGAAGCATCACAACTTCATGCAGGATCTATCTACGCTGCAGAACCAG GTTGAATCTATTAACGCCGAATGTGCTCGTCTTGGCGCGTCATATGCCGGGGAGAAGGCAGCCGAGATCACCCGAAGAGCTGGGGAGGTTTCCGAAGCGTGGGCGTCTCTCCAGGCCGCGTGTGAAGCCAGAAGGGCCAAGTTGGAAGACGCTGATCAACTCTACCGCTTCCTGAGCCAAGTGCGAACCCTCACCATATGGATGGATGACGTTGTCCGGTCGATGAACACTGGGGAGAAGCCGAG AGATGTAAGCGGCGTAGAGCTTCTTATGAACAACCACCAGTCCCTAAAAGCGGAGATCGAGGCCCGCGAAGAGAACTTTGCGGTGTGCATAGCTCTTGGAAGAGAATTACTCGCAAGGCAACATTACGCGTCGTCTGATATAAGGGACAAGTTGCATCTCCTCACTGATCAGAGGAACGCCTTGCTGAGACGCTGGGAGGAGAGATGGGAAAATCTTCAGCTTA TCCTGGAAGTGTACCAATTCGCTCGCGATGCGGCAGTGGCCGAAGCCTGGCTGATCGCCCAAGAGCCTTACCTGATGTCTCAGGAACTGGGTCACACCATCGACGAGGTGGAGAGCCTTATCAAGAAGCACGAAGCCTTCGAGAAGTCGGCTGCCGCCCAAGAAGACCGCTTCAGCGCATTGCAGAGGCTTACCACT TTCGAAGTGAAAGAGATGAAGCGTCGCCAAGAAGCGGCTGCGGCTGCCGAGAGGGAGAGACAGGAGAAGGAAGCTGCCGAAGCCGCGGCTCAGGCTGCAGCGCAGGATGCTGTCGACCGTGCTTCTTCTCCTGAGCCAGAACAACCCG